The following coding sequences are from one Humulus lupulus chromosome X, drHumLupu1.1, whole genome shotgun sequence window:
- the LOC133807014 gene encoding uncharacterized protein LOC133807014, with translation MYIVAQAIGTPIAWPKDFVIISEDVTHETPSTSRTKSQRPRAPSTQQPRERRRQQTPPTQLAHTPLERLQNIVSHWDDGECVNLGIESEVFDQDMSHCYIFKDDILQFARKEKIGQAVLVSYMRYISHK, from the exons atgtacatagttgctcaggccattgggacgccaatagcgtggcctaaggattttgtcattatatctgaagatgtaactcatgag actccctctacaagtaggaccaaatcacaacgaccaagagctccatcaacacaacaacctcgagaaagaagacgacaacaaactcctccaacacaattggcccacactccattggaacgattacagaatatcgtatctcattgggatgatggcgagtgtgtcaatctaggcatagagtctgaagtttttgatcaggatatgtctcactgttatatatttaaggatgacatacttcagtttgctcgaaaggagaagattggacaagcagtactcgtcagctacatgaggtatatatctcacaaataa